A portion of the Litorimonas taeanensis genome contains these proteins:
- a CDS encoding alpha/beta hydrolase, with amino-acid sequence MITPREFAENLREKLDRLKFDPDRIYAIHNNLRRLTNQFDHPGPKMRDTLDFNVPSEACDDCDVPVRLYIPFGASAEAGPTLIYLHGGGFVTCSIESHEGIALRIANGANIRVLSVDYRLAPEHPYPAGPMDCEHVLKWALEGKGADAYGIDPKQLSIGGDSAGGNMSAYLAQKYRKDLQLQILLYPLMQLVNFKPPKPGPQDWLQLGFMALKFIDEHYVAGADPKETRLSPLFETDLKNLPPAYVLTCGLDPLRDEGKLYADNLRRQGVQVHYHHEKAMPHGFLNFSRAFPKGRTIPLDVAEFVRKYIPAGTYGSTSDVASTSDKKASV; translated from the coding sequence ATGATTACGCCCAGAGAGTTTGCTGAAAATTTGCGAGAAAAATTGGATCGATTAAAATTCGATCCTGACCGTATATATGCGATTCACAATAATTTACGTCGCTTAACCAATCAGTTTGATCATCCCGGCCCGAAAATGCGGGATACGCTTGATTTTAATGTCCCGAGCGAGGCTTGCGATGATTGCGATGTCCCTGTGCGGCTATATATTCCATTCGGCGCAAGCGCAGAAGCTGGGCCTACATTGATTTACTTACATGGCGGCGGGTTTGTTACATGCTCGATTGAAAGTCATGAAGGCATCGCACTGCGGATTGCCAATGGCGCGAATATACGTGTGTTATCTGTAGATTACCGTTTGGCACCTGAACACCCTTACCCAGCGGGCCCGATGGATTGTGAGCACGTTTTAAAATGGGCCTTAGAGGGTAAGGGCGCGGATGCTTACGGCATAGATCCAAAACAACTCTCAATTGGCGGTGATAGCGCAGGCGGTAATATGAGCGCTTATTTGGCGCAAAAATATCGCAAGGACTTACAATTACAAATCTTGCTGTACCCGCTTATGCAATTGGTGAATTTCAAACCTCCAAAACCTGGGCCGCAAGACTGGCTACAACTTGGTTTTATGGCCTTGAAATTTATCGATGAGCATTATGTGGCCGGAGCCGACCCTAAAGAAACCCGCTTATCCCCTTTATTCGAAACCGATTTGAAAAATCTTCCGCCCGCTTATGTTTTGACATGTGGGTTGGATCCGCTGCGTGATGAAGGAAAGCTCTATGCGGATAATCTTCGTCGACAAGGCGTTCAGGTACATTACCACCACGAGAAAGCTATGCCACATGGCTTTTTAAATTTCTCTCGAGCCTTTCCAAAAGGGCGAACCATCCCGCTTGATGTTGCTGAATTCGTACGCAAATATATCCCAGCGGGCACCTATGGCTCTACCTCTGACGTGGCATCAACTTCAGACAAAAAGGCTTCTGTATAA
- a CDS encoding DUF924 family protein has translation MNNPSSVLKFWFEEIDSKLWFKATDAFDGLIRRRFESAAMTEASALMKHATHQWEGSPDSALALVILLDQFPRNMYRGTRGAFVWDDLALGVAQRCVDKTWDLKVPQARRAFIYMPFMHSEDIGMQDQCVRLCDARLDDANTLFHAKAHRKLIREFGRFPHRNAALGRESTPEENAFLANGGYAP, from the coding sequence ATGAATAATCCATCGTCTGTTCTAAAGTTTTGGTTCGAAGAGATAGACTCTAAACTCTGGTTTAAAGCGACTGATGCGTTTGATGGATTAATCCGCCGTCGTTTCGAATCAGCCGCTATGACCGAGGCCTCGGCACTGATGAAACACGCAACGCATCAATGGGAAGGCTCGCCTGATTCAGCCCTAGCCTTAGTTATTCTCCTCGATCAATTTCCTCGAAATATGTATCGCGGCACGCGGGGCGCCTTTGTTTGGGATGACTTGGCGCTGGGTGTCGCGCAGCGCTGCGTTGATAAAACATGGGATTTGAAAGTTCCCCAAGCGCGGCGCGCTTTTATCTATATGCCGTTCATGCATAGCGAAGATATTGGGATGCAAGATCAATGCGTCAGGCTTTGCGATGCGCGCCTTGATGACGCGAATACCTTATTTCACGCAAAGGCGCATCGAAAGCTTATTCGAGAGTTCGGCCGTTTTCCTCACCGCAATGCGGCATTAGGGCGAGAATCTACGCCTGAAGAAAACGCGTTTTTAGCGAATGGTGGATATGCGCCCTAA
- a CDS encoding long-chain-acyl-CoA synthetase, translated as MGILKTVKREAKYIGGLLRMLKSVKDVDAESNHLIADELERRVDAFGSNIAFIEDDRQWTYDEFETYANKVAGWGQKLSLKAGDTVAVFVRNRLEYVALWFGLSKLGVTPALLNFQLSGSALAHCVNISEAAHLIMDHEMVDQWETAKKELKVELKVWAAFGELSGYESFDHAVSEIVPHRPEKALREGLTAGGMAMKMFTSGTTGLPKAAKVTHVRAQNYMRGLGSGAKSGPTDRMMMVLPLYHATGGLVGVGCALTNGGAVIVQSKFSATKFWDEAVRHGATQFTYVGELCRFLLSTPAHPLEREHKIKWAIGNGLRPEVWEGFVKRFNIPHVIEFYGATEGNVSLINVDGPIGAVGRVPDYLKFKFNIDIIRFDVDTEENPRGSDGFCVRADVDEVGEVIGEIRSDDARFRFDGYENKSATQKKILHNVFKKDDAWFRTGDLMKRDKLGYYYFMDRVGDTYRWKAENVATGEVAAVLSKYEGITQANVYGVEVPGYDGRAGMASLVSEVEIDLEKLWDIINAQLPFYARPVFLRLSNESDTTSTFKFKKTNLVKAGFDPANVSEPLYYADTASGMFKPIDAETFEKINNGDIRL; from the coding sequence ATGGGGATTCTCAAGACAGTAAAACGTGAAGCCAAATATATAGGTGGCTTATTGCGAATGCTGAAATCTGTTAAAGATGTGGATGCAGAGAGTAATCACTTAATTGCCGATGAACTTGAGCGCCGCGTGGATGCGTTTGGCTCTAATATCGCCTTTATAGAGGACGACCGTCAATGGACATATGATGAGTTCGAAACATATGCCAATAAAGTAGCCGGTTGGGGGCAAAAACTAAGTTTGAAAGCAGGAGACACGGTTGCTGTTTTTGTAAGGAACCGGCTGGAGTATGTTGCGCTCTGGTTTGGTTTATCTAAATTAGGTGTCACGCCAGCTTTGCTTAACTTTCAACTCTCAGGCTCTGCTCTTGCGCATTGCGTCAATATTTCTGAAGCGGCCCATTTGATTATGGATCACGAAATGGTCGACCAATGGGAAACGGCCAAGAAAGAGCTGAAAGTTGAATTAAAAGTGTGGGCCGCTTTCGGTGAATTAAGCGGCTATGAGAGTTTCGATCACGCCGTGAGTGAGATCGTTCCGCATCGCCCTGAAAAAGCCTTACGCGAAGGTTTGACAGCGGGCGGTATGGCAATGAAAATGTTTACCTCTGGTACGACAGGCTTGCCAAAGGCGGCCAAGGTCACACATGTGCGGGCTCAGAATTATATGCGCGGGCTTGGATCGGGCGCAAAATCAGGGCCGACAGACCGTATGATGATGGTTCTCCCGCTTTATCATGCCACGGGCGGCTTGGTGGGGGTAGGCTGCGCTTTGACAAATGGCGGCGCTGTTATCGTTCAATCAAAATTCTCAGCTACAAAATTTTGGGACGAAGCAGTCCGTCACGGTGCGACGCAATTTACGTATGTCGGAGAACTATGCCGGTTTTTATTATCGACTCCTGCTCACCCGTTGGAGCGTGAACATAAAATCAAATGGGCTATCGGTAATGGATTGCGCCCAGAGGTATGGGAAGGTTTTGTAAAACGCTTTAATATTCCGCATGTCATTGAATTTTACGGCGCGACAGAAGGCAATGTGAGCCTGATTAATGTCGACGGGCCGATTGGCGCGGTAGGGCGCGTTCCTGACTATCTGAAGTTTAAGTTTAATATCGACATCATCCGATTTGATGTGGACACAGAAGAAAACCCGCGCGGGTCTGATGGTTTCTGCGTCAGAGCTGATGTTGATGAAGTGGGCGAAGTTATCGGCGAGATACGGTCTGATGATGCGCGCTTCCGTTTTGATGGATATGAGAATAAATCCGCAACGCAAAAGAAAATCTTACATAATGTTTTCAAAAAGGATGATGCTTGGTTCCGTACAGGCGACCTGATGAAGCGGGATAAGCTGGGGTATTATTATTTCATGGACCGCGTTGGCGATACTTATCGCTGGAAAGCCGAGAACGTGGCAACAGGCGAAGTCGCGGCTGTTTTGTCGAAGTATGAAGGTATAACCCAAGCCAATGTCTATGGTGTTGAAGTGCCTGGTTATGATGGACGGGCGGGTATGGCATCTCTGGTTAGCGAAGTCGAAATTGATCTAGAGAAGTTATGGGACATTATTAACGCTCAATTGCCATTTTATGCGCGTCCCGTCTTCCTGCGTCTTTCAAATGAATCAGATACGACCTCTACATTTAAGTTCAAAAAAACGAATTTGGTCAAAGCGGGGTTTGATCCTGCTAATGTATCCGAGCCACTATATTATGCTGATACGGCCAGTGGCATGTTTAAGCCGATTGATGCGGAGACATTTGAAAAAATTAATAATGGTGACATACGGCTTTAA
- the gloB gene encoding hydroxyacylglutathione hydrolase, with amino-acid sequence MSKLEIALFPCLSDNYGLLIHDPQSGKTAAIDTPDADEITRQCEARNWGLTDIWNTHHHWDHTGGNLALKEKYGVNITGPNMIEGRIPGLDIGVGEADIFQFGHHDVKVWHTPGHTKDHIVYYVPDAEAIFVGDTLFAMGCGRLFEGTPLQMFESLKKLASLPPETKVYCAHEYTVSNGEFAITVESENPALRAALGDAKTKRTKAVPTIPTTISKELETNPFMRAETPEILGQIRAAKDNF; translated from the coding sequence ATGTCTAAACTCGAAATTGCTCTCTTTCCTTGCTTGTCAGATAATTATGGATTGCTGATACATGACCCACAGTCTGGGAAGACTGCGGCGATAGATACGCCTGATGCAGATGAAATCACGAGACAATGTGAGGCGCGCAACTGGGGTCTGACAGATATTTGGAACACACACCATCATTGGGACCATACGGGTGGAAACTTAGCCTTAAAAGAAAAGTATGGCGTCAATATTACAGGGCCGAACATGATTGAGGGCCGTATTCCGGGATTGGATATTGGTGTTGGTGAGGCGGATATTTTCCAATTTGGCCATCATGACGTTAAAGTCTGGCATACGCCGGGGCACACAAAAGACCATATCGTATATTATGTACCCGATGCAGAGGCTATCTTTGTGGGGGATACGTTATTTGCTATGGGGTGCGGGCGTTTGTTTGAGGGAACGCCCCTTCAAATGTTTGAAAGCCTAAAAAAATTGGCGAGCTTGCCACCAGAAACCAAAGTCTATTGTGCCCATGAATACACGGTTTCTAATGGGGAGTTTGCTATAACAGTGGAATCTGAAAACCCCGCGCTTAGAGCCGCGCTTGGCGATGCGAAAACGAAACGCACTAAGGCTGTCCCAACCATTCCAACCACAATTTCGAAAGAATTGGAAACCAACCCATTTATGCGGGCTGAGACCCCTGAAATTTTAGGTCAAATACGCGCAGCCAAGGATAATTTTTAG
- the greA gene encoding transcription elongation factor GreA gives MQKYPMTVVGHAALEAELKHLKTTERPEIIQAISVAREHGDLSENAEYHAAKEKQGFIEGRIQELESKLSLAQVIDPSTMSGDTVRFGATVKIVNEDTDEESVYQIVGEDEASIKNGKVSITSPIARAMISKEVGDVFEVIAPGGSKGYEILEVSFG, from the coding sequence ATGCAAAAATATCCGATGACTGTAGTCGGCCATGCTGCCCTCGAAGCTGAGTTAAAACACTTAAAAACGACGGAACGCCCCGAAATCATTCAAGCGATTTCTGTTGCTCGGGAACATGGCGACTTGTCTGAAAATGCCGAATACCATGCGGCCAAAGAAAAACAGGGCTTTATTGAAGGCCGCATTCAAGAGCTTGAGTCAAAACTCTCTTTGGCACAAGTTATCGACCCGTCTACGATGTCGGGCGACACTGTGCGCTTTGGCGCGACAGTGAAAATTGTCAATGAAGACACAGACGAGGAAAGTGTTTACCAAATCGTTGGTGAAGACGAAGCCAGCATTAAAAATGGCAAAGTTTCTATCACATCGCCCATTGCACGCGCTATGATTTCCAAAGAAGTCGGCGATGTTTTTGAAGTCATCGCGCCCGGCGGCTCAAAAGGCTATGAAATCTTGGAAGTTAGCTTCGGGTAA
- a CDS encoding mitochondrial fission ELM1 family protein, protein MADANAALFDDPLDCWVISDGRRGIENQAWGLAEALSDFRPVEIDKHVLRSGRAFSALTPQIQFGLQSSPKDYGLPQTAPDIAIGCGRQAIAPLLALKKSDPKCFTVYVQDPKIAPHRFDLVIAPEHDDLSGSNVETMIGAPNRVTRDRIIKDTLAFESRLETLPMPRAAFLIGGPSKTFQFSRADHDNHLAAARDLANQGYSLLITPSRRTPEWAISDYKQLAQSLPHIWLHQDGDDNPYFAFLGGAEIILVTAESTNMLTESCSTGKPVFMLPLSGHAGKFEHLHKALESRCNLRPYSGNPIAPDYRPLNETKRMAERLWAHYDKRNASIN, encoded by the coding sequence ATGGCCGATGCAAATGCGGCCTTGTTTGATGACCCCCTTGATTGCTGGGTTATCAGCGATGGTCGGCGGGGCATAGAAAATCAAGCATGGGGACTGGCCGAAGCGCTTTCAGATTTTCGGCCCGTTGAAATTGATAAACATGTCTTAAGGTCGGGGCGTGCCTTCAGCGCCCTTACGCCTCAAATACAATTTGGACTCCAATCTTCGCCCAAAGATTACGGTCTCCCTCAGACTGCACCTGACATAGCCATTGGCTGCGGACGCCAAGCCATAGCCCCTTTGCTCGCATTAAAAAAATCAGATCCAAAATGTTTTACGGTTTATGTGCAAGATCCAAAGATTGCGCCCCATCGATTTGATCTTGTCATCGCCCCTGAACATGATGATTTATCGGGGTCTAATGTAGAAACAATGATTGGCGCGCCTAACCGCGTCACACGTGATCGCATTATCAAAGACACACTGGCTTTTGAAAGCCGCCTCGAAACCCTCCCTATGCCGCGGGCCGCATTTCTGATAGGGGGGCCATCCAAGACGTTTCAATTTTCCAGAGCCGATCACGATAACCACCTCGCCGCCGCCCGTGATTTGGCTAATCAAGGATACAGCCTATTAATCACCCCATCGCGCCGCACGCCTGAATGGGCCATTTCAGATTATAAACAGCTCGCCCAGAGCTTGCCGCATATTTGGCTCCATCAAGATGGCGACGATAATCCCTATTTCGCCTTTCTTGGCGGCGCGGAAATCATCTTAGTCACGGCTGAAAGCACGAATATGCTGACCGAAAGCTGTAGCACCGGTAAGCCCGTATTTATGCTGCCCTTATCCGGCCATGCAGGGAAATTTGAACACTTACACAAGGCGCTAGAATCGCGCTGTAATCTTAGACCTTATAGCGGCAACCCCATTGCGCCTGATTATAGACCGCTTAATGAAACAAAACGAATGGCCGAAAGACTCTGGGCGCATTACGACAAACGCAATGCATCAATTAATTAG
- a CDS encoding ThuA domain-containing protein, with protein MRNLFHFVALFGALLLAACQPSIQEEYTEQHNIEEPIEAALMIETETAFKRPRSFQYLPENSVLVFSGTQDWRHDSGISGSLAFWAKESDSMGTGLFTTELPDIFAADTLEKFSVIILNSVTGAEVLQPKHHKAIELFVANGGGLILLHGSGDWSAAEKWPWLQDIIGTKFTSHPMAPQLQKARIVTLAPEHPVMEGLAEGFEHIDEWYSFDGPVKGKVTVLAGLDESSYSPINTVYGDISDLRMGPNPSDHPIVWAKCLGQRTGTGRMVYSALGHAAGAYDDEAHQTLLRNAMAWVRRDVDLEGRFCPN; from the coding sequence ATGAGAAATCTATTCCATTTTGTAGCTTTGTTCGGCGCGTTATTATTGGCCGCGTGCCAACCTTCTATTCAGGAGGAATACACAGAACAGCACAATATAGAAGAGCCCATTGAAGCCGCCCTCATGATAGAAACTGAAACAGCCTTTAAGCGCCCAAGAAGCTTTCAATATCTGCCCGAAAATTCTGTTTTAGTCTTTTCGGGTACGCAAGATTGGCGTCATGATTCAGGGATCTCTGGGTCTTTGGCTTTTTGGGCGAAAGAATCCGATTCAATGGGAACAGGGCTATTCACAACAGAATTGCCAGACATTTTTGCGGCCGACACTCTCGAAAAATTCTCTGTTATAATTTTAAACTCTGTCACAGGCGCCGAGGTGTTGCAGCCCAAGCATCATAAAGCGATAGAATTATTTGTGGCCAATGGCGGCGGGCTTATTCTACTGCATGGTAGCGGTGATTGGAGCGCTGCGGAAAAATGGCCGTGGCTGCAAGACATCATTGGAACAAAATTTACGTCTCATCCGATGGCGCCGCAATTGCAAAAAGCCCGCATTGTCACTTTGGCGCCAGAGCATCCTGTTATGGAAGGCCTTGCTGAGGGGTTTGAACATATCGATGAATGGTATAGTTTTGATGGCCCTGTGAAGGGCAAAGTGACAGTCTTGGCAGGGCTGGATGAGAGTAGCTATTCGCCCATAAATACAGTTTATGGGGATATATCTGATCTCAGAATGGGCCCCAACCCGTCCGATCACCCTATAGTCTGGGCAAAATGCTTAGGCCAAAGAACTGGGACAGGCCGTATGGTCTATTCCGCTTTGGGGCATGCGGCCGGTGCTTATGATGACGAAGCACATCAAACCTTGCTAAGAAATGCAATGGCTTGGGTTCGCAGAGACGTGGATTTAGAAGGACGTTTTTGTCCTAATTAA
- the trxB gene encoding thioredoxin-disulfide reductase produces MSDTVHHKVLIIGSGPAGYTAAVYAARAMLEPGIVAGLQPGGQLTITTDVENYPGFPEIMGPELMDKFKEHALKFGTAFHEDTIIDVDFTKRPFTMKGDSGTVYTADAVIIATGAQAKWLGLPSEDKFQGFGVSACATCDGFFYRGKEVVVVGGGNTAVEEALFLTNFASKVTLVHRRDTLRAEKILQERLFNNEKVEILWDTALEEILGDEDPLGVTGVQLKNTKTGELFKRDTHGVFIAIGHKPSTAVFEGHVQMNEGGYITTAPDSTATNIPGVFATGDVSDETYRQAVTAAGLGCMGALEAERFLAEHQIASVQEAAE; encoded by the coding sequence ATGAGCGATACGGTTCACCATAAAGTTTTGATTATTGGGTCTGGCCCAGCGGGTTATACGGCAGCCGTCTATGCCGCTCGCGCTATGCTTGAACCTGGAATTGTTGCAGGCCTTCAACCCGGCGGACAATTGACGATTACGACAGACGTTGAAAACTATCCTGGATTCCCAGAAATAATGGGCCCAGAATTAATGGACAAATTCAAAGAGCATGCTTTGAAATTTGGCACCGCTTTTCATGAAGACACCATCATTGATGTCGACTTCACAAAACGCCCTTTCACAATGAAAGGAGATAGCGGGACAGTTTACACAGCTGATGCCGTTATTATTGCCACAGGCGCGCAAGCCAAATGGCTAGGCCTACCTTCCGAAGACAAGTTCCAAGGCTTTGGCGTTTCGGCATGTGCGACATGTGACGGGTTCTTTTATCGTGGCAAAGAAGTCGTCGTTGTTGGCGGCGGCAATACAGCCGTAGAAGAAGCGTTATTCCTTACAAATTTTGCTTCCAAGGTCACATTAGTGCATCGCCGCGACACACTTCGCGCCGAAAAAATCCTTCAAGAGCGACTTTTCAACAATGAAAAAGTTGAAATCCTTTGGGATACGGCCTTAGAAGAAATTCTTGGCGATGAAGACCCACTTGGCGTGACTGGTGTACAATTGAAAAACACCAAAACGGGTGAACTTTTCAAGCGTGATACGCATGGTGTGTTCATTGCAATTGGTCATAAACCTTCGACAGCGGTTTTCGAAGGCCATGTTCAGATGAATGAAGGCGGATATATCACAACAGCCCCGGACAGCACAGCGACAAACATTCCAGGTGTCTTTGCGACTGGCGACGTCTCAGACGAAACGTATCGCCAAGCCGTCACCGCCGCAGGTTTGGGCTGTATGGGCGCCTTAGAAGCCGAGCGTTTCTTAGCAGAGCATCAAATCGCTTCTGTGCAAGAAGCCGCCGAATAG
- a CDS encoding LysR family transcriptional regulator: MPDTLDWDKVKTFHAAAEQGSLTAAADILRISQSAVSRQITALEQELDTSLFHRHARGLTLTEQGHILYKAAQDMAHKVALARSSLLDSREKPQGLLRVSSPISLGSNWLTSVLPDFMRTYPDIDVQLILEDEEHDLSAFDVDCALRPWPTTEGDVIERKLGQITQSIYASHGYLAEYGAPLSAEDLDNHRIVAFGELIPKNLRSSNWLLGAGTATPRKPILSVNNLHGIMRAAEAGIGLAGLPDYMTVLSRRLVKVLPSVSGEPFDLYFVYPTQLRGSVRAKVFREFLQTATRNWANRSNSNRPN; the protein is encoded by the coding sequence ATGCCAGACACCCTCGATTGGGATAAGGTTAAAACCTTCCACGCAGCGGCAGAGCAAGGGTCCTTGACCGCTGCCGCTGATATTTTACGGATTTCCCAATCGGCTGTGTCACGACAGATTACCGCCCTCGAGCAAGAGCTAGATACGTCGCTTTTCCATCGTCATGCGCGCGGCCTGACCCTGACTGAGCAAGGACACATCCTTTATAAAGCGGCACAAGATATGGCGCATAAGGTCGCTTTAGCGCGATCTTCCTTATTAGATAGTCGTGAAAAGCCACAAGGCCTGCTGAGAGTCTCCTCTCCGATATCGCTCGGGTCTAATTGGCTTACCTCTGTCCTGCCTGACTTTATGCGCACTTATCCAGATATTGATGTGCAGCTAATACTAGAGGACGAAGAACACGACCTCTCGGCATTTGATGTTGACTGCGCCTTACGCCCTTGGCCCACAACTGAAGGCGACGTCATTGAACGTAAACTCGGACAAATCACACAAAGCATTTATGCCAGTCATGGCTATTTAGCGGAATATGGCGCCCCCCTATCTGCCGAAGATTTGGACAATCACCGAATTGTCGCTTTTGGTGAACTGATTCCTAAAAATCTCAGAAGCTCTAATTGGCTGTTAGGCGCGGGCACAGCTACGCCACGGAAACCTATTTTAAGCGTGAATAATCTGCACGGCATAATGCGCGCTGCAGAAGCTGGAATCGGCCTTGCAGGTCTGCCAGATTACATGACTGTTCTCTCTCGCCGGCTCGTGAAAGTCCTGCCTTCCGTATCTGGGGAGCCTTTTGACTTGTATTTCGTGTATCCGACTCAGTTACGCGGTTCAGTGCGCGCCAAAGTCTTTCGTGAGTTCTTGCAAACGGCGACTCGAAACTGGGCTAATCGGTCAAATTCCAACAGGCCCAACTAA